DNA from Lentibacillus amyloliquefaciens:
TATTGCTGATTGCTTTAATCGACCGATTCATCCCAAAGCAATCCAATCCCCATGAAATGAAAAAAGTTGAAGATATGAGAAAAAACGGAACGAAAGTAAATGATCCAGATTTGTTAAAAATGGGGACGTTTACAGCATTGGCCATCGGTATTCATAATTTCCCCGAAGGTATTGCAACGTTTATGTCCGCATTGCAGGACCCGGCACTTGGTGTGGCTATTGCATTAGCCGTCGCTATCCACAATATTCCTGAGGGTATTGCCGTATCAGTGCCGATTTATTATGCGACTAACGACCGTCGCAAAGCATTCCGGCTGTCATTTTTATCCGGTATTGCCGAACCGGTCGGTGCAATCGTAGGATTCCTTTTATTGATGCCATTTTTGAATGATGTCATGTTTGGCGTTATCTTTGCCGCGGTCGCCGGAATTATGGTATTCATCTCACTCGATGAATTGTTGCCCGCGGCCCAAAAGTACGATGAAGCTCACGTCTCGATTTACGGACTGATAGGTGGAATGGCTGTCATGGCACTAAGTCTTCTGTTGTTTTTATAATTTCAATGAAGATCCTGAAGTATACTGGTTATAACTTCAGGCTTTATTTGTTGGACAAGCGTACAGTTACCGGGTCAAAATCTACAAATGAGGTCTTCCCAATCGGGAGACCTCATTTTTGTTAATTTAGGCTGTTTTCGCATAGATTGTTGTTATCTGCCCCGCACTAGATGTAAACTGCGACACAGTGAAAATTCGCAGTGAGATCTCCTCTTATTCTGATTAATCTTAAGTGCTTATAGACGCTCCGGAAATACACTTCGCTTTCCGCGGGCGGCTGGTGAGCCTCCTCGAACTCCGTTCTGCGGGGTCTCACCGATACCTTTGTTCCCGCTGGAGTCTTCGTGTATTTCCTTCGCTGGTGGTGCGCTTTATAATCTCATTTTTTTGGTGCTGAACCAAACCTCACTTGTGAATGTTGATTGGAGTGGAAGGCAGTCGACTCCTGCGGGAAAAGCAACAGCTGAAGACCCCACAGGAAGCGGTTTTCTTCCGAGGAGGCTGAAGCGTTGCCCGCGGAAAGCGACTGCCTGGAACGGAAATCAACATAGCACTACGTCGCAGTTTATGAAAATTGCGAAGGTTAAAAAGCAAAAAGTTTATAAAAATAACCTTAATTTAAGCGTATAAATAGCTGAGCCGCTTCTCTTCCTGAGAATGAATTTAGCCCCAGTGGTAAAACCAAAAATGTAACTTTTTTCAAAATTGTTGCGTTATACTTATAGAAAGATGAAGGAGGGGAATTAATGGATGATTTGATTGAAGCAAGCAGATCCGGGGATACATTGTCATTCAATAAGCTGATCGATTACTACAGCCCCACCGTTGAACGCTTTGCTTTTCAAATAGGCGTTACCTATCATGATGTTCCTGATGTTACGCAGGAAGTATTTATACGCATTTACAGATTTTTAGATCAATTTGACGGAAAATCATTCACTTCTTGGCTATATAAAGTAACTTTGAATGTTGTGCGGGACTATCACAGAAAACAAACAAGCTGGTTCAACAAATTTTCGCGTATCAAACACGCCGGTAAAGACTTAATCCATTCTAATAATAGTGTGGAATCCCAAATACTGAAAAATGAAGAGGATCAAATTTTATATTCATGCATTCAGCAATTGGACAAAAAATACAGAATCCCGATTGTTCTTTATTACTTTCATGATTTATCGTATGACGAGATATCCCAAGTTACAGGTGTCAAGTTATCGACGGTTAAAGTCAGGATGTTACGCGGTAAGAATAAATTGAAAAATTTACTGACAGATCAGCAGAATGAAGGAGGTATTTCACATGGATGATAAGCAGTTGGAAACTAAAATGAACCACTTGCGATCCTCAATTGACAAGATGCCTTCCAGAACGGATAAATCAGCAATTATGCAGAGAATTGACCGATCAAAGAGCAAACGAAGACATCCAAAACTTTGGGTATATATCGGAACCCTTACCAGTTTAATCATTATATCGTTACTCTTTCTTTCTTCAACTAGCGGTCTGTTTTTAGGAAATGATAAGCAGATGGCGAACGAAAGCGCCCCTTCGAATGAAATTGTTGCCACGATTCGAAAAGTCCTTGAAACGCAATTCACAGGGCCTGATGAGGAATTAATTCAATTATTGAATGCACCTGAAAATATGACCATTATCGGAAAAGGTGTAGAATCATCAGATGAGGAAAAGCAAACAAACACTGAATTAGAATCCTATTTAAATGAAAAGTATAAAGATCATTTCACCGAAAACATGTACAGCGATTTTATCGGTAAATATGCGATGGGATTTCAGACATCCGCACATGAGAATGGTTATAGGCTGGAAGTTGCCGATATTAGCATCGATCAGAGTGAAAATAATGAAAACATCTATGATTTCTCCGTAACAGTACAATATCAAAAAGATGACGGAGAAAAAAATGAAGCTGAAGTAACCGGTAATGCACACATGAAAGATGGTAAAATCGGTAATATGGAATACTTGGATGACGAGGGTCTATCACAGGCTTTAAAATCAGACAGTTGAATATATATGGGGGGGCGCGGTGTCTGTCCCTTATGTCCCATTGACGATTGGCATAACGGGTGTTTTCTGTTAGAATTAATGTCATGGAAGTAGTAGGAGGACGCACGTATGCCAAGAGGTAATGGGAAGACAATCGCTCAAAATAAAAAAGCAAGACATGATTTTTTTATAGAAGAAACGTATGAAGCAGGGCTTGTACTGCGGGGAACGGAAATTAAGTCGATCCGTGCAGGACGGATTAATTTGAAGGATTCGCACGCACGAATCGATCACCGCGGTGAAATGCAGCTTGTTAATATGCATATTGCGCCGTATGAGCAGGGGAACCGGTTCAATCATGATCCGACCCGTTCGCGTAAACTGCTGCTTCATCGGAAAGAAATCGACAAGCTCGTCGGCCTGATACAACAGAAAGGCTATTCTCTGGTGCCGCTGAAGGTGTATATTAAAAACGGCGTGGCCAAAGTGTTGATCGGTCTCGGTAGAGGTAAAAAGAAATATGATAAACGTGAAGATTTGAAGCGGAAGCAAATGAAGCGTGATGCTGATCGTGCTGTTAAGGAAAGCCTGCAGTAACCCTCGCTTGTCCTTGACTTTTGTGGCATCTTTGTTATAATCATAAGTGTCGTAATGACAGATAAATGAATAGCGCTCGTTCTATCCAAGCGTATTCTCCATTTTATTTTCATGGGGACGTTACGGATTCGACAGGGATAGATTGAGCTCAGACTGCGCGTCGAGGTTACGGCTCGTAAAACGTTACTCGCTAAATATAAACGGCGAAAAACAAGAAACTCCTGCTTTAGCAGCTGCCTAAGCACTGACTGAAGCGATCCTTCCTGCTATCGCCCGTGTGGCAGATTGAAGGGTCTCAAATGAAGCGGGCTATTCCGTCGTCCACCGTCTGAGGATGACGGCAGAACACAATCAGACTAGCTGCCGGTAAGCCCGTTGGCAGGCTGAACGGTACGCGAATGATAATATGTCAACTATGCGTGTAGATGTCTGAGTGGCGATATCTCTGGACGTGGGTTCGATTCCCACCGTCTCCACCAATACATAACAAGCATTGGTGTGACAGCATTTTAAAATCTCCGGTAACAATCGTGGTAACATTTTATTTAAAATCATAAATTTTCGCTGGCTTGAAGTCATTTTCCATTTGGGAGATGACTTCTTTTTCTGTGCTTGGATATAAATGCGAATACGTGTTTAATGTTGTTGCCACATCTTTATGTCCTAATCGTGCAGCCACTAATGATGCAATCGTGCCTTTATTAATTAAATATGATGCGTGCGAGTGCCTTAAATCATGTATACGTATTTTCTTAACGCCCGACTGTTTAACGTAATAATCATAATACCGATCCAGTGACGTTGTGGAGATGTGCTTATAAAACTCACCGAATATGACATAACCCTGTTTGGGCTTTCGCTCCAATTTAAATTCAGCCAATAAATTCATGACATGCTGTGTCATGAGAATAGACCGTTTGGATGCAGCCGTTTTCGTGGTT
Protein-coding regions in this window:
- the zupT gene encoding zinc transporter ZupT, giving the protein MSQEVILAFLLTLFAGLATGIGSILAFFAKTTNTKFLSFALGFSAGVMIYVSMVDIFPKAQEALVGVMGEENGSWLTVGGFFGGILLIALIDRFIPKQSNPHEMKKVEDMRKNGTKVNDPDLLKMGTFTALAIGIHNFPEGIATFMSALQDPALGVAIALAVAIHNIPEGIAVSVPIYYATNDRRKAFRLSFLSGIAEPVGAIVGFLLLMPFLNDVMFGVIFAAVAGIMVFISLDELLPAAQKYDEAHVSIYGLIGGMAVMALSLLLFL
- a CDS encoding RNA polymerase sigma factor, producing the protein MDDLIEASRSGDTLSFNKLIDYYSPTVERFAFQIGVTYHDVPDVTQEVFIRIYRFLDQFDGKSFTSWLYKVTLNVVRDYHRKQTSWFNKFSRIKHAGKDLIHSNNSVESQILKNEEDQILYSCIQQLDKKYRIPIVLYYFHDLSYDEISQVTGVKLSTVKVRMLRGKNKLKNLLTDQQNEGGISHG
- the smpB gene encoding SsrA-binding protein SmpB; the protein is MPRGNGKTIAQNKKARHDFFIEETYEAGLVLRGTEIKSIRAGRINLKDSHARIDHRGEMQLVNMHIAPYEQGNRFNHDPTRSRKLLLHRKEIDKLVGLIQQKGYSLVPLKVYIKNGVAKVLIGLGRGKKKYDKREDLKRKQMKRDADRAVKESLQ